The DNA sequence AAGGATCTCCCTTAATAAAAAGTTTTTCTGCATCAATTGGCATGCCTACTCCCATTTTTACATAAGTTATCGGAGAATTTTTTATATTGAAATTATTAAAAACAAGTACTTGCTTTTTATGAGATAATAGATCTTCAGAAAGACTATGTGAGTTTGGTTCTATTAATAGACTATTATTTTTAAAATATTTATTAATTTTAAGAGTATTCAAATTAGCATTATTAATAAATGCTATAAAATCGTTAGGATTATTTTTTAAAAAAGTTTTTATAAAAATAAACTCTGAAGTATTAAAAACAGTATTTGAATCAAGAATAAAAGCTCTATACCCTATATCTAATAATTCTTGAATAGGTTTGTTTTTTGAGGTTGTAACAAAAATTTCCTCATCAATATATTTCGATCTAAATATATTAGAATTAACATTTTGACTACTTACATACTCAACACTTATAAAAAAAAAGGAGATTATTAATAAAGTACTAAAATTAAAGTGTATTGTAGTTCCTTTCAATTTGTATTAATTTAACATATTACGAAAATACCTGTTGATGTTTTAACAGAAAATTAGAATTGAAGACTTGTTTTCTGTTCAAATGTAATAATTTTTTTTATCCTATCTTGATTTTTTGCATACCAACCTAAAGACTCTCTTAGCTAGTCTAAACCTCGTTTATGATATAATAAATACACCTTCTATTTTTTTTCAAAATTATAAAAAAACATTTGTTTTTATGCAGAATTATTATTGTCTTGATTTTGAGTTTTATAAAATAGGTAATAATCTTTTTACTTTAATTACCCCTTTGGATACTCTTTTATATACTCTATTCATAATGATATTAGCAAAATACATAAGCATAACACCATATTAAATAACTTTATTGTATAATTTTTTAAGTAAAAAGGATAAAAACTAAATATAGCATAAATAAAATTTCATTTTAATGAAAAATACTCCCAAAAAAATTAAATCCTGTTCCTATTTATTTTTAACGATGGTTTTATTAGTTTATCCTGTATATTCTCAAACAGAACCCAATTGGATTGATCAGGTAACAAACTACCAACAACCTTCTTGGTTTAATAGAGAAAGGGTTCAAATACATACTAGATTAGCTGCTCCTTATTACAATAATCCAGACCACCCCATTTATTCAAATTGGGCGAGAGATGTGATTTCTGTTATAGGTGCTACTGTTTTTACTAGACACATCAAAACAAATGATGATCCAATCCATTGGCAAAGTTCATGGGGAAAATGGACTGACTTTGCTGAAAATAGAAATATCATTCAAGAAGCCATTAATGAAGCTCATACCCACAATACAAAAATGATTGGATATTACAATCATTATTCCGATGGATATATTCGAGACAACTACCCTGAATATAAATGCAAAGATGTAAATGGTAATGATATTATTAGAGAAGGAAGAGGCACAATGATATGTTTTAATTCTCCATATATAGATTTACTTGCCACGAGATTAATAGAATTTGCTCAAATGGGAGGCGATGGGTTATATTTTGACGAGATTCATATGCCACGCGAAGGATGTTGGTGCAACTATTGTAAAACAAAATTTAACGAGCTAACAGGTCAGACTGCACCAACAACCATTAATGTTAATTCCCAACTGTACAAAGATTATCAAAACTTTAATAATGAATCTGTCGTTGAAGGATTTTATAAACTCCGACAAACATTAGAGGCTGAAAACCCGGATTTAGTTATGATAATTGGTAGTAATACACTACCAAAATTGACAGAGCGTCATTTAAACACTAATTTGTTTCGCTTAGCTCATGCTCATAAAACGGAATGGGACATATCACAAAGAACACTGTCCTCAGTGCCGAATGGAATAATGGTTCCTGATGAGAAAGTATGGAGAGGCCTATCTTATACTTTCTCAAGAGATATTTCTGATGGACGCCCTGCTCATTATTGGGTACCAGGAATGAGTTTTGTTCCCTCAAAAGATATTTTGGGAGCTACCGCTGGCTTAATTTCTTTTGGAAACATAGCTAACTTAGATATGAGGGAAACACTTTCCCCCGATTTAGATTTTATTAATGCTGTAACTTATGGCAATAATGTAAGTTCGGTATTTGAAGATTCTAAGCCTAATAGATGGTTGTTAATACATTTTAACGAGAAAGCGTTAGAAACTTATAGTGGAGAAACTGCTAATGGATGGTCTAATTTTTTATCACCATTTTACGGTTCGTATTATGCGGCTTCGGAGAATAAATTGTCTGTTGGAATAATTACTGATTCTCAACTTAAACAAGGATTATTTCAAGGAGCTAAAGTCTTATTTACACCAAACACAGAAACTATATCTGCGGAGTTACAGATTAAAATCGATGAGTTTGAATCTCAAGGTGGTGTAGTAATAACGGAAGACCCCTCTTGGGAATGGGAAAATGGCGGCACTGATTTTAATAATGCAAAAAATGAATTTCAAGCAATACTTAATAATGTGTATTCGCAACCATTATTCAAATCTAATGGGGGTTCTGGGTTTTATTACGTTAATTATTTTGAAAAAAATGATGCTGGGAAATTTAAATATATAGCATCCTATAGTAATGAACTTGAGTGGGTAACGGTTGGTGCTACCGCGCAAACAAATGGTAATTTACAGCCTGATCCAATAAGTGGAATCAAATTAATCGTAAATTCAGGACAAATACCAACATCTGTAAGGAATGTGCTTACAGACACTCCTGTATCTTTTAATATTTCTAATGGTGTTTTATCATTAGATGTTCCTAATTTTCAGAACTCAGGACTTATTGAATTAACTTATGATGAGCCGTTAATTGCACAAACCAATAATAATAGTTTGTTTCTTATAGATGATGCCTATGTACAAGGAGGTACAAATGGAGATTCAAACTTTGGAGTAGCAAGGTTGGCCACAAAAAGAGATGACGCTTTTAGTAATCAAGTACAACATTCATACTTAAAATTCGACTTAACTCACCTTGGAGCTTACCAAAACGTAAAATTAAGATTAACTAAAGAGGACTCCATAAACAACAATTTCGAAGCTTTTTTTGTGACAGACGATAGTTGGTTAGAAAGCACTATAACATGGAACACTGCACCTGTAGCAGGAACATCATTAGGAATTATTTCTAGTGGCACGTCTCCGCAAATAGAATGGAACATTACTGACATTGCCAATACGGAGCTGTCTGGAGATGGGATTATTTCAATAATGATAGTTTCATCTATTAACGGATTACAGTCAAATTTATATAGTAAAGAAACTGCTCCTACTAATAGTAAAAAACCATTACTTGCCGTAACAGTCGATTCTTCTGAACGGCAATTCCCAGTAGATGATGCATATGTAAGAGCAGGAACAGGTAGCGAAGTTAACTTTGGAACAGCGAGATTAATAACTAAAAGGGATGACTCTTCTGTCAATTTGGAAAGATTGTCGTTTGTAAAATTTGACTTATCAAACATAGGAACCAATTACAATAATCTAACATTTACTCTCACCAAAGAAGATAATATAAGTAATACCTTCGAAGCCTTTTTGGTTACGGACGACAACTGGTCAGAAAATAACATTACTTGGAGTACTGCCCCAAAAGCTCATACATCATTAGGAAAAATAAACAACAGCACTACAAATAAATTAGAATGGGACATTACTAATGTTGCTCAAGAAGAACAAAATAAGGATGGAATAATCACGATTATGATAATTTCTTCCAAAAACGGAATACAGTCCAATATATATAGCAAAGAATCTGCTCCTACTGATTTGGACAAACCAGCTGTAATTATTAATAACAAAACCTCATTAAACGTATTATCTTACTGCTATAATTGTGAAGAAAAAAATGTATATATATCCCCAAATCCAACTCTCGATGTTATTAATATTACAGGTATTGATATGGGTAAAAAAATATACTTGTATAATATATCTGGTAAAATGGTTTTAGAGCAAGATTTCACGCCATCCATTAATACCAAGAAATTATTGAAAGGGATGTACTTTTTAACTATTGTTGATAAAGAAAATTTCAAACACCATTTTAAATTTATAAAAAAATAGATTTTTCACAATATTTTCAAAACTTACCCTATAAAGTAACCATTATAATACCCCATAATGATGTTATTTTGAAAAATTAATGAATAAAATTATAATAATAAACCAAAGAAAATAAAATTTTAAAATAGTCACTATGACTACTAACAATATATAATCGATTATTTTAATATCAAATTAAATCCTATATGTTTTATAATACAAGATTACTTTTTTTAATATTTACCAGTTTATTAGGTGTTGTAAGCTGCTCCTTTAAATCAAAAAAAGATAAGGTTAATAAAATTAATGAAGAAAAAACAAATTTTATTGTAATTTTTGTTGATGATTTAGGTTATGGAGACATAGGCTGTTTTGGAGCCAAAGGTTTTAAAACACCTAATATTGATCAAATGGCAAAAGAAGGTGCTCGTTTCACAGATTTTTATGTTCCGGCATCTGTATGTACTCCATCAAGAGCAGGTTTATTAACAGGTTCTTACCCAAAACGGGTAGGACTTCATAAAGAAGTTTTATATCCATATTCTACTTCAGGATTAAATCCTAATGAAATTATTATTCCGGAGGTATTAAAACCTGCAGGATATACTACAGGATGTATAGGCAAATGGCATTTAGGACATCAAGAAAAATTTATGCCAAATAATCAAGGATTTGATTATTTTTATGGTGTACCATATTCCAATGATATGGACGGACATGTATACGTAAATATACCTTTCACATCACCACCACTTCCTATATATAAAAATAAAGTTAAAGTAGCTGAGGGCATCAATCAAGATTCGTTGACTATTCGTTGGACCAAAGCAGCTACCTCCTTTATAAAGGAAAATAAAAAACAACCCTTTTTCCTTTATTTAGCACACAATATGCCACATCGCCCTTGGCATGTCTCCAAACGCTACAAAGGAAGTAGTGAAAAAGGATTGTATGGCGATGTTATACAAGAATTAGATTGGAGTGTTGGAGAAATACTAAAAACATTAAAAGAAACAAATTTAGACGAAAACACCCTTGTAATATTTACATCAGATAACGGCCCAGTAGAGACATTAAAAAATGGTGGCTCTGCCGAACCACTTAGAGGAGGTAAAATTTCTACTTGGGAAGGCGGATTACGTGTTCCTTGTATTATGCGTTGGCCAGGAAAAATAAAACCAAATAAAGAAATTAATCAAATAACTTCTGTTATGGATTTCCTACCCACCTTTGCTTCAATAGCTCAAGTAAAAGTTCCTATTTCTCATAAAATTGATGGTTATAACATATCAAATATATTACTTGAAGATAAAAAAACAGTTTCACCTTATAATGCCTTTTATTTTTATGGACGTAATGGAGACTTAGAAGGTATACGTGAAGGCAATTGGAAATTTTACATAAAAAAATATAATATGCGTAAAAAAACATACACCAATCACATGAATTTGTACAATTTAAAAAATGATGTTGGAGAAAAACAAAATATTGCTGATATGCATCCTGAAATTGTTGAAAAGCTACATCAAAAAATGCTAAAGTTTGACAAGCAATTATCAATTGAAGCAAGACCTATTGGCCACTAATTATATATTTAACAAAATTATGAATAAATTATTTTCTGTACTATTAACACTATCTGTACTATTAGGCTGCAAAAGCACCCCTTCAATTACAACTACTAAACCACTACAACTACCTAATATTATTTATGTTTTAACAGATGATTTAGGTATAGGAGATGTTAGTACTTACAATCCTGAATCAAAAATTAAAACCCCTTATATTGATAAATTAGCATCAGAAGGAATGACGTTTACAGACGCACATACTACATCTGCAGTTTGTACACCAAGCAGATATAGCATATTAACAGGAAGGTACAGTTGGCGAACTAAATTAAAAAGCAGAGTGCTATATGGTGAAGACCCTCACTTAATACATCCACAAAGAGCTACTGTAGCCTCATTACTAAAAAGCGCTGGTTACTATACAGCTTCTATAGGAAAATGGCATCTTGGATGGGACTGGCAAAGAAATGAACACGGTAGTATAGATTTTTCAAAACCCATAAAAAATGGTCCAAATGTTAATGGGTTTGATTATTCTTATGGTTTTTGCGGCTCTTTAGATATGCCTCCGTATGTGTATGTAGAAAACGGAAAACCAACTGCCATCCCAAATGATTCTTCTGAAAACACAGATTATCAAGCACATTGGCGTAAAGGTCTTACTGCTCCAGATTTTATACATGAGGAAGCTACCCCTAATTTTTTTGAACGATCATTTAATTTTATCAAAAAACACGCACAATCAAACAAGCCTTTTTTTCTTTATTTACCATTACCATCCCCCCACACACCCATTTTACCAACAAAAGAATGGCAAGGTAAAAGTGGTTTGAATCCTTACGGAGATTTTGTTATGATGGTAGATAACTATATCGGAAAATTAGAAGCTATAATTAAAGAATCTGGAATTGAAGAGAATACTATGATTGTTTTCACAAGTGACAATGGCTGCTCTCCTAGAGCCAATTATCAAGAATTATTGAATAAAGGTCATAACCCTAGTTATATTTATAGAGGAACAAAATCCGATATTTTTGAAGGAGGTCATAGAGTTCCTTTTATTATTAAATGGCCAAATGCGGTGCCTCAAGGCACAATTTGTAGCCAAACCATTTCTCAATCAGATTTAATGGCAACTTGTGCTTCTTTAACCAATTTAAAACTATCAGATAACACCGCTGAAGATAGTTTTAATATGTTACCATTAATAAAAAACCCTAACACTGAAAACTACCAAAGAAAGGCAACTGTACATCATTCCATCGACGGGAGTTTTGCAATACGCAAAGGAGATTGGAAATATATTTTTTGCTCAGGTTCAGGGGGCTGGAGCTATCCAAAAACGATTAAAGACACTGAAGGGCTTCCGCCTTTTCAATTATATAATTTAAAATCAGATCCAGGAGAGTCAAACAATTTATACGGAAAATATCCTAAAATAGAAAATGAACTTTTTAATCTTATGTCTAATTATATTAAAAATGGCAGAAGTACTCCTGGCGCTAAAGTAAAAAATGACGGCGAACAATGGTGGCCTCAATTAAGTTGGATGAAAAATTCTTAAATAAGTAAAAAGTTTAAAATATGATTACCAAAAAATCTTTATTAATAATATTATTGATAATCTCGTTTTCAAAAACCACAATTGGGCAAAGTGTAGCAAATACTAATACATTAAAACAACGTATGCAATGGTGGGAAGATGCACGTTTAGGAATGTTTATACACTGGGGAGTATTTTCAGAGTTAGGAGGGGAATGGAATGGCGTTGATTATGGAAAAGAAATGGGAACTGCTAGTGCCGAATGGATTTACTTAATGTCTGAAATTGACACCAATGATTACAAACAAGCTGCTCAAAGGTTTAATCCTAAAAATTATTCGCCCGAAGAATGGGTGAAATCTGCCAAAGACGCAGGTATGAAATATATTGTTTTAACAACAAAACACCATGATGGCTTTGCTTTGTTCAACACCAAAGCATCAGACTGGAATATCTTGCAAGCATCACCTTATAAAAAAGATTTAATAAAACAATACATTGACGAATGTCACAAACAAGGTATTCGTGTAGGTTTATATTATTCGCATGAAAAAGATTGGTACCATCATGTGCGCTTACGTAATGATACATCGCCAATAAAAGAATCATATAAAAAATTAGTAAAAACCCAAATTGAAGAACTTTTAACGAACTATGGCCAAATTGATTTAATTTGGTTTGACATGGGAATTAGTGCCCATAAAGAATTCAATCAAATGTGCTATGATTTAGTTAGAAAACTACAACCCAACTGTATAATTAGTAGTAGAATTGGAAATGGTTTAGGAGATTATAAAAATTTAGGAGACAGAGAACTCGTTAATCCTGGTATGAATGAATATGTAGAATCAATAATGACAATGAGGTTAAATTGGGGTTTTGATAAAAATGATAAAAACTGGAAATCATCCTCAGAAGTTATTAGCATGATTTCTAAGAGTGCTTGTAGAGGCTCTAATTTTCTATTAAATTTAGGACCTCAACCCGATGGAAAGTTTACCCCCGAAGAAACTATTAGATTAAAACATATTGGAGAATGGATGACATTAAACGGTGATGCTATATATGAAACCAAGGGGTCTCCATTTAAAGGGGAATACAAATGGGGATCTTTAACATCAAAAAAACAACATGCTTTTCTTCATTTGTTTGATATGAAAGAAGATCATATTTCGGTAAATGGAATTATTTCTAAAGTAAAAAAAGCATATCTGCTTCACAACAATCAACCAATTGAGTTTAAGCAGAATTTAACTGACAAAAAAATCAGTCTAGATATTTCTACAATTACAAATAGCCATGCCACTAATATTATAGCACTTGATTTAGAGGGCGAATTAAAAGTAGATATAAACGAAGGTCCTACTTGGATTCCTGAACCTATTAAGCACTTAACACGAAAAGAAATTGTTGGTATCGCAACGAATGTTTCCAATTTTGGATTTACTATAAGTAATAAAGAAGATGAAATTATTTTTAAATTAAATGAAAATATTGAGTATCGAATTGTTAAAAATAAGGAAATATTAAGCGTACAAGGATTTCATGTTAGTAACGGTGAAAAATACAGGGTAGTTTACACGCCTTTTGACACCCCTGTTATAGAAATAATTTCTAAAGAAAACTAAAAATTTAATTCTCATAAAAGAAGAAAATTTAATAAATATGAAATTGCTGTTAACAAATTTATGCCTAACCTTAGTACTATTTAGCTGTGTTTTTAATAAAACAAAAAAGTTAAGTGTAGTCCCTTTCCCTGTTAATGCAAAAATAGTAGGTGATACTCTATCAGGACCATCAGTTTTAAACGACCCCAATAGATTTGTTT is a window from the Pseudalgibacter alginicilyticus genome containing:
- a CDS encoding sulfatase family protein, coding for MFYNTRLLFLIFTSLLGVVSCSFKSKKDKVNKINEEKTNFIVIFVDDLGYGDIGCFGAKGFKTPNIDQMAKEGARFTDFYVPASVCTPSRAGLLTGSYPKRVGLHKEVLYPYSTSGLNPNEIIIPEVLKPAGYTTGCIGKWHLGHQEKFMPNNQGFDYFYGVPYSNDMDGHVYVNIPFTSPPLPIYKNKVKVAEGINQDSLTIRWTKAATSFIKENKKQPFFLYLAHNMPHRPWHVSKRYKGSSEKGLYGDVIQELDWSVGEILKTLKETNLDENTLVIFTSDNGPVETLKNGGSAEPLRGGKISTWEGGLRVPCIMRWPGKIKPNKEINQITSVMDFLPTFASIAQVKVPISHKIDGYNISNILLEDKKTVSPYNAFYFYGRNGDLEGIREGNWKFYIKKYNMRKKTYTNHMNLYNLKNDVGEKQNIADMHPEIVEKLHQKMLKFDKQLSIEARPIGH
- a CDS encoding alpha-L-fucosidase; its protein translation is MITKKSLLIILLIISFSKTTIGQSVANTNTLKQRMQWWEDARLGMFIHWGVFSELGGEWNGVDYGKEMGTASAEWIYLMSEIDTNDYKQAAQRFNPKNYSPEEWVKSAKDAGMKYIVLTTKHHDGFALFNTKASDWNILQASPYKKDLIKQYIDECHKQGIRVGLYYSHEKDWYHHVRLRNDTSPIKESYKKLVKTQIEELLTNYGQIDLIWFDMGISAHKEFNQMCYDLVRKLQPNCIISSRIGNGLGDYKNLGDRELVNPGMNEYVESIMTMRLNWGFDKNDKNWKSSSEVISMISKSACRGSNFLLNLGPQPDGKFTPEETIRLKHIGEWMTLNGDAIYETKGSPFKGEYKWGSLTSKKQHAFLHLFDMKEDHISVNGIISKVKKAYLLHNNQPIEFKQNLTDKKISLDISTITNSHATNIIALDLEGELKVDINEGPTWIPEPIKHLTRKEIVGIATNVSNFGFTISNKEDEIIFKLNENIEYRIVKNKEILSVQGFHVSNGEKYRVVYTPFDTPVIEIISKEN
- a CDS encoding sulfatase family protein, whose protein sequence is MNKLFSVLLTLSVLLGCKSTPSITTTKPLQLPNIIYVLTDDLGIGDVSTYNPESKIKTPYIDKLASEGMTFTDAHTTSAVCTPSRYSILTGRYSWRTKLKSRVLYGEDPHLIHPQRATVASLLKSAGYYTASIGKWHLGWDWQRNEHGSIDFSKPIKNGPNVNGFDYSYGFCGSLDMPPYVYVENGKPTAIPNDSSENTDYQAHWRKGLTAPDFIHEEATPNFFERSFNFIKKHAQSNKPFFLYLPLPSPHTPILPTKEWQGKSGLNPYGDFVMMVDNYIGKLEAIIKESGIEENTMIVFTSDNGCSPRANYQELLNKGHNPSYIYRGTKSDIFEGGHRVPFIIKWPNAVPQGTICSQTISQSDLMATCASLTNLKLSDNTAEDSFNMLPLIKNPNTENYQRKATVHHSIDGSFAIRKGDWKYIFCSGSGGWSYPKTIKDTEGLPPFQLYNLKSDPGESNNLYGKYPKIENELFNLMSNYIKNGRSTPGAKVKNDGEQWWPQLSWMKNS
- a CDS encoding DUF7594 domain-containing protein — translated: MKNTPKKIKSCSYLFLTMVLLVYPVYSQTEPNWIDQVTNYQQPSWFNRERVQIHTRLAAPYYNNPDHPIYSNWARDVISVIGATVFTRHIKTNDDPIHWQSSWGKWTDFAENRNIIQEAINEAHTHNTKMIGYYNHYSDGYIRDNYPEYKCKDVNGNDIIREGRGTMICFNSPYIDLLATRLIEFAQMGGDGLYFDEIHMPREGCWCNYCKTKFNELTGQTAPTTINVNSQLYKDYQNFNNESVVEGFYKLRQTLEAENPDLVMIIGSNTLPKLTERHLNTNLFRLAHAHKTEWDISQRTLSSVPNGIMVPDEKVWRGLSYTFSRDISDGRPAHYWVPGMSFVPSKDILGATAGLISFGNIANLDMRETLSPDLDFINAVTYGNNVSSVFEDSKPNRWLLIHFNEKALETYSGETANGWSNFLSPFYGSYYAASENKLSVGIITDSQLKQGLFQGAKVLFTPNTETISAELQIKIDEFESQGGVVITEDPSWEWENGGTDFNNAKNEFQAILNNVYSQPLFKSNGGSGFYYVNYFEKNDAGKFKYIASYSNELEWVTVGATAQTNGNLQPDPISGIKLIVNSGQIPTSVRNVLTDTPVSFNISNGVLSLDVPNFQNSGLIELTYDEPLIAQTNNNSLFLIDDAYVQGGTNGDSNFGVARLATKRDDAFSNQVQHSYLKFDLTHLGAYQNVKLRLTKEDSINNNFEAFFVTDDSWLESTITWNTAPVAGTSLGIISSGTSPQIEWNITDIANTELSGDGIISIMIVSSINGLQSNLYSKETAPTNSKKPLLAVTVDSSERQFPVDDAYVRAGTGSEVNFGTARLITKRDDSSVNLERLSFVKFDLSNIGTNYNNLTFTLTKEDNISNTFEAFLVTDDNWSENNITWSTAPKAHTSLGKINNSTTNKLEWDITNVAQEEQNKDGIITIMIISSKNGIQSNIYSKESAPTDLDKPAVIINNKTSLNVLSYCYNCEEKNVYISPNPTLDVINITGIDMGKKIYLYNISGKMVLEQDFTPSINTKKLLKGMYFLTIVDKENFKHHFKFIKK